In Anopheles gambiae chromosome 2, idAnoGambNW_F1_1, whole genome shotgun sequence, a single window of DNA contains:
- the LOC133391035 gene encoding uncharacterized protein LOC133391035, with translation MEYITIDNDSIPESDLLKLHFVLKLWIAVNTELVDYLCWNHDQTRLIVNVPAMVEQWRTGDTTIFLLNRVEDFLLMLKINGFQQCATESLEETERAKLGTDCRVFCHHQFLGSNCDFFNQWLCWHEERENDFEQKVCCTLPKDFEWPVGEELEEFHNSWLEIIFEKMKIEMHLRNSICQQENVTVDIPPEYVDQVTMPAPHYGDDIAGNYGPVTREELQKFFGSRLPIYYDPTTKQENATDESIIEKDENKPTSEDSKCYVLADAECQEHANQFADMRELYESIDFWADNDGTVIEYHEIQDIPDGSETLGLDIKHEEEADKDLATGDETMQMSHNMSQYLTDSMKCLLPPIDSD, from the exons ATGGAATATATCACAATTGATAACGATTCCATCCCGGAATCGGATTTACTGAAGCTGCACTTCGTGCTAAAGCTCTGGATCGCGGTAAACACCGAGCTGGTGGATTATCTGTGCTGGAATCACGATCAAACCCGGCTCATCGTCAACGTGCCCGCAATGGTGGAACAATGGCGGACGGGCGATACCACCATTTTCCTGCTCAATCGTGTTGAGGACTTTTTGCTGATGTTGAAAATTAATGGCTTCCAGCAGTGCGCCACCGAGTCGCTGGAAGAGACGGAGCGGGCCAAACTAGGGACAGACTGCCGGGTCTTTTGCCATCATCAGTTCCTGGGCAGCAACTGTGACTTCTTCAACCAGTGGCTTTGCTGGCACGAGGAGCGCGAGAATGATTTTGAGCAGAAGGTTTGCTGCACGCTGCCGAAAGATTTTGAGTGGCCAGTGGGCGAAGAACTGGAAGAGTTCCACAACAGTTGGCTAGAAATCATATTCGAGAAGATGAAGATCGAGATGCACCTGCGCAATAGCATTTGCCAGCAGGAAAATGTGACCGTCGATATACCGCCAGAGTATGTGGACCAGGTAACGATGCCGGCACCGCACTACGGTGACGATATTGCTGGTAACTATGGCCCGGTGACTAGGGAAGAGTTGCAGAAGTTCTTTGGCAGCAGGCTGCCTATCTATTACGATCCCACCACGAAACAAG AAAATGCAACTGATGAGTCGATTATAGAGAAAGACGAAAATAAACCAACGTCGGAGGATAGCAAATGTTACGTGTTAGCAGATGCTGAGTGCCAGGAGCACGCCAACCAATTTGCCGATATGCGGGAACTGTACGAGAGCATCGATTTCTGGGCGGATAATGACGGCACGGTGATCGAGTACCATGAGATACAGGACATTCCGGACGGTTCCGAAACACTGGGGTTGGATATTAAGCATGAGGAGGAAGCTGATAAAGATCTAGCCACGGGTGATGAGACGATGCAAATGTCGCACAATATGTCCCAGTATCTTACGGACAGCATGAAGTGTCTGCTTCCGCCGATAGATAGCGATTga
- the LOC1276789 gene encoding protein odr-4 homolog: MGRSVLCESFVEDYLRQLSRKAGVCMGLLVGQPSAGGKDYIVHASRITDEETADDSQKLNATVAAQHALDATRMLPGGMYVMGIFVIHPKNVFQEPTLLSSIKFILMSMKATFDANPLLMGTCEELEKGEKLVLHYSSGSKAHVCKTVSLAAENPTVLPCDWKFVERLTTWHKLNVYFETDEVYPLKQQADQEQYDTEANLTECAKKLKGQLMDAKILFDGAPKLGADTVEGVLTMKNQDKFLANVYLPTSAELTASEAKIEQFEGTLKFDGIVSSQIYIHSRCTFAEAERFIVTDIVRSLMSRIQIHCDSLVQTEDTPQDKITLNELPRRVYFPVRQGPGVFPVEFSDYLFPEESVETPLVRIKEILDVGVTARDLKCNVELVPAVKEDEQRPAGEEEVWRKTSTEDDFEGKLNLPVVGGLVAVIVLLIALLVYYFMK, translated from the exons ATGGGTCGTTCGGTGTTGTGCGAATCGTTCGTGGAGGATTATCTGCGTCAGCTCAGCCGCAAGGCCGGAGTCTGCATGGGACTGCTGGTCGGGCAACCGTCGGCCGGCGGAAAGGATTACATTGTCCACGCGAGCCGCATCACGGACGAAGAAACAGCGGACGATTCGCAAAAGCTAAACGCAACGGTGGCTGCGCAGCACGCTTTGGATGCGACCCGAATGCTGCCGGGCGGCATGTACGTGATGGGCATCTTTGTGATCCACCCGAAGAATGTGTTCCAAGAGCCGACCCTGCTGTCTTCGATCAAGTTCATCCTGATGAGCATGAAGGCAACGTTCGATGCGAACCCGCTGCTGATGGGCACGTGCGAGGAGCTGGAGAAGGGCGAGAAGCTGGTGCTGCACTATTCGTCCGGCAGCAAAGCGCACGTGTGCAAAACCGTTTCCCTGGCGGCGGAAAATCCGACCGTCCTGCCGTGTGACTGGAAGTTTGTCGAGCGCCTAACGACCTGGCACAAGCTGAACGTGTACTTCGAGACGGACGAGGTGTACCCGTTGAAGCAACAGGCCGACCAGGAACAGTACGACACGGAGGCAAACTTGACGGAATGTGCCAAAAAGCTGAAAGGGCAGCTGATGGATGCGAAAATTCTGTTCGATGGAGCGCCGAAGCTGGGCGCCGACACCGTCGAGGGTGTGCTGACGATGAAAAATCAAGATAAATTCCTGGCAAACGTCTATCTGCCGACG TCTGCCGAACTTACCGCGAGCGAGGCGAAAATAGAACAGTTCGAGGGTACGCTGAAATTCGACGGCATCGTCAGCTCACAGATTTACATCCACTCGCGATGCACGTTCGCCGAAGCGGAACGCTTCATCGTCACCGACATCGTACGGTCGCTGATGTCGCGCATTCAAATCCACTGTGATTCGCTGGTGCAGACGGAGGACACGCCGCAGGACAAGATTACGCTGAACGAGCTGCCTCGCCGCGTGTACTTCCCGGTGCGCCAGGGCCCGGGCGTTTTTCCGGTAGAGTTCAGCGACTATCTGTTCCCGGAGGAAAGTGTCGAAACGCCGCTGGTGCGGATAAAGGAAATACTGGATGTAGGTGTTACCGCGAGGGATCTCAAGTGTAATGTCGAGCTAGTGCCTGCCGTGAAAGAGGACGAACAACGCCCGGccggggaggaggaggtgtgGCGTAAAACCAGCACGGAAGATGATTTTGAAGGTAAGCTTAATCTGCCGGTCGTCGGAGGGCTGGTAGCGGTTATCGTTTTGCTGATCGCTTTGCTGGTGTACTATTTTATGAAGTAA
- the LOC1276790 gene encoding uncharacterized protein LOC1276790: MSYVRHTTVAAVCLPVLVIILWVPALESYSIPQQQTTPVFGSGSLLIRPLATPSDRGTIDGKHFTPRKLQSQPRSQLFIPEQSAVPATGETGFGAPGTSIELDGIDRSYRKVKKIVKHRRRYPAAPRRIKPGSAGWPHRKRRLNPHLFTPFTKWGPCDYYCHQKRERYCIAKRKCGNHIQTEERICPKNICVPLHIPPIPTVHIEDTKEEHHSALPLNQFTIVNFDGHVQKQLQQHGKKKKKKIIIQEDDELDDSDSDTDYVILKSPSKYPSFHRKEELLSQMIKGKPLLINLDDFDDKRILSPSLALAPHYDNGYETASHKFVKYPRHRQQQQQQYHLPRRQPSKLSDYFEDYYDHLYRDGTGFSNRKGEEYPETDDQEDWRPIVPLSNSSKHVGFQTMMHRHEGDTFPHTTEKLVNDSNSTQRYQQQLLESFSTATTGVEEARTAKREVDDDSTDTSSSSSEQDEEQAGRMLKSGPALTQRRAREKAVFEMPRKVENPYTKWSKWTKCTAKCTTRRLKRCRIPSFCGNDVIREIAYCYTEGSFCEEWIGNQLYQNSRNIILPPPAAPPSTTTTTTTTTTTTTTTTPRPSRPRRPHPNGLSRSDTVSVPSTLSAQIFSNRRGLLQPEYLPQPLTCGLPMVRDKPKKNYLYNMLRIIGGKTSRRGQWPWQVAILNRFKEAFCGGTLVSSRWILTAAHCVRKRLFVRLGEHNLQQSDGTEIEFRVELSIKHPRYDKKTVDNDVALLKLPREVERSNFIGYSCLPERYQALPTGHTCTIIGWGKKRHNDDAGTDILHEAEVPIVPNERCRAVYHDYTITKNMFCAGHKRGRIDTCAGDSGGPLLCRDATKLNSPWTIYGITSFGDGCGKQNKFGIYTKVPNYVDWIWSVINCDGNCRT, from the exons ATGAGTTATGTGCGCCACACCACCGTAGCTGCCGTCTGTCTGCCAGTTCTTGTGATCATCCTATGGGTTCCAGCATTAGAG TCTTACAGTATTCCTCAGCAACAGACTACGCCGGTGTTCGGTAGTGGCAGCTTGCTGATACGACCCCTAGCCACGCCGTCCGATCGTGGTACGATcgatggcaaacatttcacACCCCGGAAGCTGCAGTCGCAACCACGCTCGCAACTGTTTATCCCCGAACAGTCGGCCGTACCGGCGACCGGCGAGACCGGATTCGGAGCGCCCGGAACGTCGATCGAGCTGGACGGAATCGATCGCAGCTACCGGAAGGTGAAGAAGATCGTTAAACACCGCCGGCGGTATCCGGCGGCGCCGCGACGAATCAAGCCCGGATCGGCCGGCTGGCCGCACCGGAAGCGTCGGCTGAATCCGCACCTCTTCACGCCGTTCACGAAATGGGGACCGTGCGACTACTACTGCCACCAGAAGCGGGAGCGGTACTGCATCGCCAAGCGCAAGTGTGGCAATCACATCCAGACGGAGGAACGGATATGTCCCAAGAACAT TTGCGTCCCGCTGCACATTCCACCGATTCCGACCGTCCACATCGAGGACACCAAAGAGGAGCATCATTCGGCTCTGCCGCTGAACCAGTTTACGATCGTCAACTTTGACGGGCACGTGCAGaagcagctccagcagcatggtaagaagaagaagaagaagatcatcaTCCAGGAGGACGACGAGCTGGATGATTCCGACAGCGATACCGACTACGTCATACTGAAAAGTCCGTCCAAGTATCCGTCGTTTCACCGCAAGGAGGAGCTACTGTCGCAGATGATCAAGGGCAAACCGTTGCTGATCAATCTGGACGATTTCGACGATAAGCGCATTCTATCGCCGAGCCTGGCGCTGGCCCCACACTACGACAATGGGTACGAGACGGCTTCCCATAAGTTTGTGAAATATCCTCGCcaccgtcagcagcagcagcagcagtatcatCTGCCGCGAAGGCAACCGTCCAAGTTGAGCGATTACTTTGAGGATTACTACGACCATCTGTATCGAGATGGAACGGGATTCTCGAACCGCAAAGGGGAGGAGTACCCCGAAACGGACGACCAGGAAGATTGGCGTCCGATTGTCCCACTGtcgaacagcagcaaacacgTTGGATTTCAGACGATGATGCACAGGCACGAAGGAGATACCTTTCCACACACGACGGAGAAGCTGGTAAATGATTCCAACAGTACGCAGCGCTATCAACAACAGCTGCTGGAGTCCTTCTCCACCGCGACTACGGGCGTGGAGGAGGCTCGAACGGCTAAGCGTGAAGTGGATGACGATTCAACCGATACGAGCAGTTCGTCCAGTGAGCAGGATGAGGAGCAGGCCGGGAGGATGCTAAAGTCCGGCCCGGCATTGACACAGCGGCGAGCACGCGAGAAAGCCGTCTTCGAGATGCCGCGGAAGGTGGAGAACCCCTACACAAAGTGGAGCAAGTGGACCAAGTGTACGGCCAAGTGTACAACGCGAAGATTAAA aCGCTGCCGCATCCCGTCCTTCTGTGGGAACGATGTCATACGAGAGATTGCCTACTGCTACACCGAGGGCAGCTTCTGCGAGGAGTGGATCGGCAATCAGCTGTACCAGAACAGCCGCAACATCATACTGCCCccaccggcggcaccaccttcgaccacgaccaccaccaccacaacgaCGACCACAACCACGACGACAACGCCTCGGCCCAGCCGACCGCGAAGGCCACATCCGAATGGGTTGAGCCGAAGCGATACGGTCTCGGTGCCATCCACCCTGTCGGCCCAGATATTCTCCAACCGGCGGGGTCTGCTGCAGCCCGAGTACCTGCCCCAGCCGCTGACCTGCGGTTTGCCGATGGTGCGTGACAAGCCAAAGAAGAACTATCTCTACAACATGCTGCGTATAATCGGTGGAAAAACGAGCCGCCGGGGACAGTGGCCCTGGCAGGTGGCCATACTTAATCGGTTTAAG GAGGCTTTCTGCGGCGGAACGTTGGTCTCTTCGCGCTGGATTCTAACGGCTGCGCATTGCGTGCGCAAACGGCTGTTCGTGCGGCTCGGTGAGCACAATCTGCAGCAATCGGACGGCACGGAGATTGAGTTCCGCGTCGAGCTGAGCATTAAGCATCCACGGTACGATAAGAAAACGGTCGACAACGATGTGGCACTGCTGAAGCTGCCGCGGGAAGTGGAACGGTCCAACTTTATCGGTTACTCCTGTCTGCCGGAGCGATATCAGGCCCTGCCGACCGGGCACACCTGCACCATCATTGGGTGGGGCAAGAAGCGCCATAACGACGACGCCGGGACGGACATACTGCACGAGGCGGAGGTACCGATCGTACCGAACGAACGGTGCCGGGCGGTGTATCACGACTATACGATCACGAAGAATATGTTCTGTGCCGGGCACAAGCGGGGCCGAATCGATACGTGCGCGGGTGATTCCGGGGGGCCGTTGCTGTGCCGCGATGCGACCAAGCTGAACAGCCCGTGGACGATCTATGGTATTACGAGCTTCGGGGATGGGTGTGGGAAGCAGAACAAGTTCGGTATCTACACCAAGGTGCCGAACTACGTCGATTGGATCTGGTCCGTAATTAACTGCGACGGCAACTGTCGAACGTGA